In a single window of the Chondrocystis sp. NIES-4102 genome:
- the cas4 gene encoding CRISPR-associated protein Cas4, producing the protein MINQEENYIPIAALNHYAYCPHRCGRMFCMGDFIDNQYTIEGTSLHERVHTVTQENREYTWQVRAIWLKSEKYGLIGKSDLIESEKGEFYPVEYKRGKKDDWNNDALQVCGQALCLEEMTGKKITTGYVYYAHSHQRQEVKIDKNLREKAIAIISAIQTMIATEKIPPPVYHPGCKGCSLYSHCLPQAIKKVKEYRE; encoded by the coding sequence ATGATCAATCAAGAAGAAAATTATATACCGATCGCAGCACTCAACCATTACGCCTATTGTCCCCATCGCTGCGGGCGAATGTTTTGCATGGGCGACTTTATTGATAACCAATATACCATTGAAGGAACAAGCTTACATGAAAGAGTACATACAGTTACTCAAGAAAATCGGGAATATACTTGGCAAGTAAGAGCAATTTGGCTCAAATCAGAAAAATATGGACTTATTGGCAAATCAGACTTAATAGAAAGCGAAAAGGGCGAATTTTATCCTGTTGAATACAAACGTGGGAAAAAAGATGATTGGAATAATGATGCGCTGCAAGTTTGCGGACAAGCACTCTGCTTAGAAGAAATGACAGGGAAAAAAATCACTACTGGTTATGTATACTATGCCCATTCCCATCAACGCCAGGAAGTAAAAATAGATAAAAATCTGAGAGAAAAAGCGATCGCTATAATTTCAGCTATACAAACCATGATCGCAACTGAAAAAATACCACCTCCAGTTTATCATCCAGGTTGCAAAGGTTGTAGTCTTTACTCCCATTGTCTACCTCAAGCCATAAAGAAAGTAAAAGAATATCGGGAATAA
- a CDS encoding carotenoid oxygenase produces the protein MVNTINPTIAETLSWKKAFIQSAKEFEPTDLKVIEGAIPPNLTGSFYTIGPGLLERNGETIAHWFDGDGGILKVNFTGETATAMYRYVQTEAYQQESAEGKFSFGSYGRLPSGSFWQKLTVPIKNRANSGIIALENRLLALWNAGSPYVVNPNNLATQGIDPNFGTEKAELPYSSSPKIDPETGRIYNFGIEYGTKAQLKLYCSDRTGRIIQQADIPLEGFPYIHNFILAGRYLVFFIPPLRLKLLPFLSKQKSFADALSWKPELGTEILIIDHHTFEVVSEGITAPWFSWNYSNGYVDQVGNIVIQAVCYPDFGINEFLKYVPSNHLASSSKGKLREITINPQTGQVINNQSPLNNFCEYPVVAEQDVGKPWRFTYLSVYSHNNNVAQDLPDTIARFDRQTGELTTANLGKNYYPVLMVHVNNAAEDWLLVQVFNGNSGKSEVWVFDTDQLDSKPVCKLALPAPIPFGFAGVWQDN, from the coding sequence ATGGTCAACACTATTAATCCCACCATTGCCGAAACCCTCAGTTGGAAAAAAGCCTTTATACAATCAGCCAAGGAATTTGAGCCGACGGATTTAAAAGTTATTGAGGGTGCAATACCGCCAAACTTAACAGGTTCTTTTTACACTATAGGTCCAGGATTATTAGAAAGAAACGGCGAAACAATTGCTCACTGGTTTGATGGGGATGGGGGAATTCTCAAGGTAAATTTTACAGGGGAGACGGCAACGGCGATGTATCGTTATGTGCAAACCGAAGCCTATCAACAGGAATCCGCAGAAGGTAAGTTTTCCTTTGGGTCTTATGGTCGTTTACCTTCAGGCTCTTTTTGGCAAAAATTGACCGTTCCGATTAAAAATAGAGCTAATAGCGGAATTATTGCCCTAGAAAACCGTTTACTGGCTCTTTGGAACGCAGGCTCTCCCTACGTAGTTAATCCGAACAATTTAGCCACCCAAGGAATCGATCCCAATTTTGGTACAGAGAAAGCAGAATTACCCTACTCTAGCAGTCCTAAAATAGACCCAGAAACAGGTAGGATATATAACTTTGGGATAGAATATGGCACAAAAGCCCAATTAAAACTCTACTGTAGCGATCGCACTGGCAGGATAATCCAACAAGCAGATATTCCCCTCGAAGGTTTCCCCTATATCCATAATTTCATCTTAGCAGGACGCTATTTAGTCTTCTTTATTCCCCCCCTACGTTTAAAACTTCTACCTTTTTTAAGTAAACAAAAAAGTTTTGCCGATGCCTTAAGTTGGAAACCAGAATTAGGCACAGAGATTTTAATTATCGATCATCATACTTTTGAGGTGGTTAGTGAAGGAATTACCGCCCCTTGGTTTAGTTGGAATTACAGCAATGGGTATGTAGATCAAGTTGGTAATATAGTTATCCAAGCCGTTTGTTATCCTGATTTTGGCATTAATGAATTTTTAAAATATGTCCCTTCAAATCACCTAGCAAGTAGTAGTAAAGGTAAATTACGAGAGATAACTATTAACCCCCAAACAGGACAGGTTATAAATAACCAATCTCCCTTAAATAATTTTTGTGAATATCCTGTAGTTGCCGAGCAAGATGTTGGTAAACCTTGGCGTTTTACCTATTTATCCGTCTACTCCCATAACAATAATGTTGCTCAAGATCTACCAGATACAATTGCTCGTTTTGATCGCCAAACAGGAGAATTAACCACAGCTAATTTAGGCAAAAATTATTATCCTGTCTTGATGGTTCATGTTAATAATGCAGCAGAAGATTGGCTATTAGTACAGGTATTTAATGGCAATAGTGGTAAGAGCGAAGTTTGGGTTTTTGACACCGACCAACTAGATAGTAAACCTGTTTGTAAATTAGCTTTACCTGCCCCTATCCCCTTTGGGTTTGCTGGGGTCTGGCAAGATAATTAA
- the devB gene encoding glycolipid ABC transporter membrane protein: protein MNNNPPNLQNNKKINYQYRPQSRQQAIILDVKTSLLLMALALTTLGFTSYYTLKNSNIISNYQAKTSTAPKTITTANTNLNNRVAAIGYIQTKQDPINLSATTFVEGARVQELLVKRTDQVKVGQIIAILDNRDRLLAAYNQAQKQVTVANARLQQVQAGAKTGEIQAQKAKFQATEAELQGQIDTQKAAIANLNAQLAGQTNAQKATINRLKAEVENATKECQRYKQLSVGGAISASEKDSICLKQTTSQDQLLEANVNLQRITNTLGEQINEAKSNLQRTINTLDQQIIEAQSSLEAVAEVRDVDVAVAMSELETAKSAVSKAEAELDLAYVRSPIDGQILQINTWAGETINNTKGIVTLGDTANMYVVAEVYETDINKIKIGQQATIDSGGITSKLTGTVEEIGLQIGTKDVLGTDPVADADARVVEVKIRLTPEASKQVTALTNLQVNVIINTNS, encoded by the coding sequence ATGAATAATAATCCACCTAATCTACAAAATAATAAAAAAATTAATTATCAATATAGACCCCAGTCAAGGCAGCAAGCCATAATTCTCGATGTTAAAACTAGTCTGCTATTGATGGCTTTGGCTCTGACTACTTTGGGTTTCACTTCCTACTATACCCTTAAAAATAGCAACATTATTAGTAATTATCAGGCTAAAACTTCAACAGCACCAAAAACAATTACTACAGCTAATACTAATTTAAATAATAGGGTAGCAGCCATCGGTTATATCCAAACCAAACAAGATCCCATTAATCTATCCGCCACTACTTTTGTTGAGGGCGCAAGGGTACAAGAATTACTAGTAAAACGCACAGATCAAGTAAAAGTTGGTCAAATCATTGCCATTCTCGATAATCGCGATCGCCTTTTAGCTGCCTATAATCAAGCTCAAAAACAAGTCACTGTAGCAAACGCTCGTCTACAACAAGTTCAAGCAGGGGCGAAAACAGGCGAAATTCAAGCACAAAAAGCTAAATTTCAAGCAACTGAGGCAGAATTACAAGGACAGATCGATACTCAAAAAGCTGCGATCGCTAACCTCAACGCCCAATTGGCAGGGCAAACTAACGCCCAAAAAGCCACTATTAACCGACTCAAAGCAGAAGTTGAAAATGCGACAAAGGAATGTCAACGCTACAAACAGTTGTCCGTGGGAGGGGCGATATCTGCCTCGGAAAAAGATAGTATTTGTCTTAAGCAAACCACCTCGCAAGATCAACTGCTAGAAGCTAATGTCAACTTACAAAGAATTACTAATACTTTGGGCGAACAAATCAATGAAGCTAAAAGTAATCTTCAACGTACTATTAATACCTTAGATCAGCAAATCATCGAAGCTCAATCTAGTTTAGAAGCGGTGGCAGAAGTACGGGATGTAGATGTGGCGGTGGCTATGTCTGAATTAGAAACGGCAAAATCGGCGGTAAGTAAGGCGGAGGCGGAATTAGATTTAGCTTATGTTCGTTCTCCTATTGATGGTCAAATTCTACAAATTAATACTTGGGCTGGCGAGACAATTAATAATACCAAAGGGATCGTTACTTTGGGTGATACCGCCAATATGTATGTGGTGGCAGAAGTATATGAAACTGATATAAATAAAATAAAAATAGGTCAACAAGCAACTATTGATAGTGGTGGGATTACTAGTAAATTAACAGGTACAGTCGAAGAAATAGGATTACAAATTGGCACGAAAGATGTCTTGGGTACTGACCCAGTAGCTGATGCTGATGCGCGGGTGGTGGAAGTAAAAATCCGTTTAACTCCTGAAGCTAGTAAGCAAGTGACGGCTCTTACTAATTTACAAGTTAACGTAATTATTAATACTAATAGTTAA
- a CDS encoding DevC protein, translating into MFNKLFTAWLQLKYQKIRLILALSGVIFAVVIVFMQLGIRDALFDSAVRFHKSLDGDCFIISPRSTSLIAMENFPNRRLAQALAFEEVDHVSPIYLDFAQWKNPESRKYWRNIFVIGFDLRDQVFTLPGVNENRQKLQLPDTILFDRSSRTEFGPIAQQFTTYGKAKTEIGSNSGSNRRVDVVGLFDLGTSFGSDGNIITSEVNFLRLVDTRAKGRIDVGLIKLTPGTDPNQFKQKLVQKLPRDIKILTKQEFIQFEKKYWQSSTAIGFIFNLGVFLGLIVGVVVVYQILYTNVSDHLPQYATLKAIGYTQNYLLSIVFQQALFIGALGYLPGLIISIIQYQFAAKMTLLPIIMTWQRAVFVLVTTLIMCLISGFSAMNKLKSANPADVF; encoded by the coding sequence ATGTTTAATAAATTATTTACAGCTTGGCTACAACTAAAATATCAAAAAATACGTCTAATTTTGGCATTGTCAGGGGTAATTTTTGCCGTCGTAATTGTTTTTATGCAGTTAGGTATTAGAGATGCCCTATTTGATAGTGCAGTGCGCTTTCATAAGAGTTTAGATGGCGACTGTTTTATAATAAGCCCTCGTTCCACTTCCTTAATTGCTATGGAAAATTTCCCCAACAGACGTTTAGCCCAAGCATTAGCTTTTGAAGAAGTAGACCATGTTAGCCCCATTTATCTAGACTTCGCCCAGTGGAAAAATCCTGAATCTAGGAAATACTGGCGCAATATCTTTGTAATTGGGTTCGATTTACGAGATCAAGTATTTACTTTACCTGGGGTGAATGAAAACCGTCAAAAATTACAATTACCCGATACTATTTTATTTGATCGCAGTTCTCGAACAGAATTTGGGCCTATCGCGCAACAATTTACCACCTACGGCAAAGCCAAGACAGAAATAGGTAGTAATAGCGGTTCAAATCGTCGGGTAGATGTAGTAGGACTATTTGATTTAGGCACTTCCTTTGGTTCGGATGGCAATATAATTACTAGTGAAGTCAACTTTTTAAGACTGGTTGATACAAGGGCTAAAGGCAGAATTGATGTAGGTTTAATTAAACTTACTCCAGGTACAGATCCCAATCAATTTAAACAAAAACTAGTCCAAAAATTACCGCGAGATATCAAAATTCTAACCAAACAAGAATTTATCCAATTTGAAAAGAAATATTGGCAAAGTAGCACAGCGATCGGGTTTATCTTCAATTTAGGAGTATTTCTGGGGTTAATTGTCGGGGTGGTGGTAGTTTACCAAATCCTTTATACCAATGTGTCGGATCATTTACCACAATACGCTACTTTAAAAGCGATCGGTTACACCCAAAATTATCTACTCTCTATCGTATTTCAACAGGCTTTATTTATTGGGGCTTTAGGATATTTACCAGGGTTAATAATTAGTATTATTCAATATCAATTTGCAGCCAAAATGACTTTATTACCAATCATTATGACTTGGCAAAGAGCAGTATTTGTACTTGTTACCACATTGATAATGTGCCTGATTTCGGGATTTTCCGCTATGAATAAATTAAAATCTGCCAACCCTGCTGACGTATTTTAA
- a CDS encoding abortive infection protein: protein MTLKRVILTLLTIFAIARIGFSLNDSLSQPQIQSRLELYQTNLVLHITEFKPEATDDLDLSSTVNSLVGEDPYGAASKQYQKARKQSVISRDNYLKQLQQLQDTNLTPNLTQQQLQVNSTQRKQLKQQIAEIDQFINELDLKQGILTAVQGKPEEAIGIWEGAIERIDNSQDRYFQTATILKQLWQSPTQTLQAGMETISSNLDSWFRYQALAKYAQVNNLSDDLATLQAQELETATNSLFKLAALSAIPFLGGVGGVILLIFLIVQRLLKKDEAIIATNSNNTWSTPWDWEITWQVLIVGFFFIGQFVLPLILGIANINPVNSTLRIKALYVLATYLLMAAGGVGVLYFSIKSFLPLPQDWFKFKLFDNWFVWGIGGYLVAVPLVLLVSLINQQIWQGQGGSNPLLYLALQAQDKVALAIFFSTASIAAPIFEEIMFRGFLLPSLTRYVSVTSAIIISGFIFAIAHLSLSEVLPLATLGIVLGVVYTRSRNLLAPMLLHSLWNSGTLISLFVLGSGV from the coding sequence ATGACATTAAAACGTGTAATTCTCACTTTACTTACTATCTTTGCGATCGCCAGAATTGGTTTTTCTTTGAATGATAGTCTTTCTCAACCTCAAATTCAAAGTCGTCTGGAGTTGTATCAAACTAATTTAGTTCTTCACATCACGGAATTTAAGCCTGAAGCCACGGATGATTTGGATTTAAGTAGTACGGTTAATTCTTTGGTTGGGGAAGATCCCTATGGTGCAGCGAGTAAACAGTATCAAAAAGCCCGTAAGCAATCGGTAATAAGTCGGGATAATTATCTTAAGCAGTTGCAGCAGTTGCAAGACACAAATCTTACACCTAATCTGACACAACAACAATTACAAGTTAATTCAACCCAAAGGAAGCAATTGAAACAACAGATTGCTGAAATAGATCAGTTTATTAATGAGTTGGATTTGAAACAAGGTATCTTAACTGCTGTACAAGGTAAGCCTGAAGAAGCTATTGGAATTTGGGAAGGTGCAATTGAGCGTATTGATAATTCTCAAGATCGATATTTTCAAACTGCAACTATACTCAAGCAACTATGGCAATCTCCCACCCAAACTTTACAAGCAGGGATGGAAACTATTAGTAGTAATTTGGATAGTTGGTTTCGTTATCAAGCTTTAGCTAAATATGCCCAAGTTAATAATTTGTCCGATGATTTGGCAACCTTACAGGCGCAAGAGTTGGAAACAGCAACTAATTCTCTGTTTAAATTAGCTGCCCTTAGTGCTATTCCTTTTCTCGGAGGTGTGGGAGGAGTAATCTTATTAATCTTTTTAATAGTTCAAAGATTGCTTAAAAAAGATGAAGCAATTATTGCCACTAATAGTAATAACACCTGGTCAACACCCTGGGATTGGGAGATAACCTGGCAAGTTTTGATTGTAGGCTTTTTCTTTATTGGTCAATTTGTCCTACCTTTAATTTTAGGTATTGCTAATATCAATCCTGTTAATTCTACCCTCAGAATCAAGGCTTTATATGTTTTAGCTACTTATCTCTTAATGGCTGCTGGTGGTGTTGGGGTTTTATATTTTTCCATTAAATCTTTCCTTCCCCTACCTCAAGATTGGTTTAAATTTAAATTATTTGATAATTGGTTTGTTTGGGGTATCGGTGGATATTTAGTAGCAGTACCTTTAGTATTACTAGTATCACTAATTAATCAGCAAATCTGGCAAGGACAAGGAGGTAGTAATCCTTTACTATATTTAGCTCTACAAGCACAGGATAAGGTAGCCCTGGCAATCTTTTTTAGCACGGCTTCCATTGCTGCACCGATTTTTGAAGAAATCATGTTTCGCGGTTTTTTACTTCCCTCCCTAACCCGCTATGTTTCTGTTACCAGTGCCATTATTATTAGTGGTTTTATCTTTGCTATTGCCCACTTGAGTTTATCGGAGGTGCTACCCTTGGCTACTTTAGGAATAGTTTTAGGGGTAGTTTATACGCGATCGCGCAATCTTTTAGCCCCCATGTTACTCCATAGTCTCTGGAATAGTGGGACGTTAATTAGTTTATTTGTTTTGGGTAGTGGTGTTTAA
- the cas1 gene encoding CRISPR-associated protein Cas1: MGTIYITQEYNSFIGKSDERLTVKANKKTLLDIPLIKIDGLVIMGQATMSPDIIKELLDRKIPLSFVTATGKYRGCLQPELSKNILIRKAQWLAAGETEISIHLVKGFVRGKLKNYRHLLMRRRREYPELNLDAGINKLEQAILPIDLTNKIDSLRGLEGAGSAAYFGCFNQLIQNPNFKFKSRVRRPPTDPVNSLLSLGYSLLRHDVQSAVNIVGFDPYLGYLHYQRYGRPSLALDLMEEFRPLIVDAMVLNAINKNLLTPNEFNSEPISNAVSLTKEGLKIFLRLYEQKKQSKFKHPVLKRQCTYQEAFEIQARLMGKYLMQETDKYPPLILK, translated from the coding sequence ATGGGAACAATATATATCACACAGGAATACAATTCATTTATTGGTAAAAGCGACGAAAGACTTACAGTAAAAGCTAACAAAAAAACACTATTAGATATACCATTAATCAAAATAGATGGCTTAGTAATTATGGGACAAGCTACTATGTCCCCTGATATTATTAAAGAATTGCTTGATAGAAAAATACCCCTGAGTTTTGTTACCGCCACAGGAAAATATCGAGGTTGTCTACAACCAGAATTAAGTAAAAATATCCTTATTAGAAAAGCCCAATGGTTGGCTGCGGGAGAAACAGAAATATCTATTCATTTAGTAAAAGGATTTGTTAGAGGAAAATTAAAAAACTATCGCCATCTCCTGATGCGTCGTCGTCGGGAATATCCAGAATTAAATTTAGACGCAGGAATTAATAAACTAGAACAAGCGATCTTACCTATTGATCTAACTAATAAGATAGACTCCCTCAGAGGCTTAGAAGGTGCAGGAAGTGCAGCATATTTTGGTTGCTTCAATCAATTAATTCAAAATCCTAACTTTAAGTTTAAATCTCGTGTGCGTCGTCCACCAACCGATCCAGTTAATTCTTTACTTAGCTTGGGTTATTCATTATTAAGACATGATGTTCAAAGTGCAGTTAATATAGTAGGGTTCGATCCTTATTTAGGTTATCTTCATTATCAAAGATATGGTAGACCATCTTTAGCCTTAGATTTGATGGAAGAATTTCGACCTTTAATAGTGGATGCAATGGTTTTAAATGCTATTAACAAAAATTTATTAACTCCTAACGAATTTAATAGTGAACCTATTAGTAATGCAGTTTCTTTAACCAAAGAAGGATTAAAAATATTTCTCCGCCTTTACGAACAAAAAAAACAATCTAAATTTAAGCATCCTGTTTTAAAACGTCAGTGTACTTATCAAGAAGCTTTTGAAATTCAAGCTAGATTAATGGGTAAATACTTAATGCAGGAAACCGATAAATACCCTCCATTGATTTTAAAGTAA
- a CDS encoding CRISPR-associated Cas2 family protein, which produces MFVIVSYDISEDKRRNKIHSILSSYGQWMQYSLFECNLSKTEYAKLRSRLNKIIDSQTDSIRFYFLCGCCQNKIERIGGEVVRDDTFFLVE; this is translated from the coding sequence ATGTTTGTGATAGTCAGTTACGATATATCGGAAGATAAAAGACGCAATAAAATCCACAGTATATTATCTTCTTATGGTCAATGGATGCAGTATAGTTTGTTTGAATGCAATTTAAGCAAAACTGAGTATGCTAAATTGCGATCGCGTCTTAATAAAATAATTGATTCTCAAACCGATAGCATTCGTTTTTATTTTTTATGTGGCTGTTGTCAAAATAAAATTGAGCGTATTGGCGGTGAAGTAGTTAGAGACGATACATTTTTCTTGGTTGAGTAG
- a CDS encoding phosphoglycerate mutase, producing the protein MSTRVIIVRHGQSTYNAQKLIQGRCDESVLTEKGIADAQKVAQALSEIAIDGFYCSPLQRAKLTAETIHNALVNPPTLQPTDKLLEIDLPLWEKLNKEEVRSRFADDYQQWHTNPQEFKMLLADGQEHYPVVALYQQAQNFWRETIPKHDGQTILIVAHNGINRCLIMSAIGMSCDRYPSIQQSNCCINILNFTGEFGGAVQLESLNQTSHLGLSVPPTRPGHKGPRLLLVRHGETNWNKESRFQGIRDIPLNDNGRLQAVLAGTFLEDVEINFAVSSSMLRPKETAEIILEKHPDVTLETTPELIEICHGLWEGMLETDIQAEYPDLLQQWKDKPETVQMPEGENLQQVWDRAIAAWNKIVVQYTSTDASQTGLIVAHDAINKVILCYLLGLKPDNFWNIKQGNGAVSVIDYPNGATGNPVLQAINITTHLGDGSIIDKTAAGAL; encoded by the coding sequence TTGTCTACTCGTGTGATAATCGTCCGTCATGGACAAAGTACCTATAATGCACAAAAGCTAATTCAAGGTCGTTGTGATGAATCTGTTTTAACAGAAAAAGGGATAGCAGATGCTCAAAAAGTGGCACAAGCTTTAAGTGAAATTGCGATCGATGGGTTTTATTGTAGTCCTCTACAGCGAGCCAAACTAACAGCAGAAACAATTCATAATGCTTTAGTAAATCCTCCTACCCTACAACCTACGGACAAATTACTAGAAATAGACTTACCTTTGTGGGAAAAACTCAATAAAGAAGAAGTGCGATCGCGTTTTGCCGACGACTATCAGCAGTGGCACACTAACCCACAAGAATTTAAAATGCTATTGGCAGATGGACAAGAACATTATCCTGTAGTTGCTCTTTATCAGCAAGCACAAAACTTTTGGCGAGAAACTATACCTAAACATGATGGACAAACCATTTTAATAGTGGCTCACAATGGCATAAATCGTTGCTTAATTATGAGTGCTATCGGGATGAGTTGCGATCGCTATCCTTCAATTCAACAGTCTAATTGTTGTATTAATATTCTCAACTTTACTGGTGAATTTGGTGGTGCAGTCCAGTTAGAATCCCTCAATCAAACCTCACACCTTGGTCTTAGCGTCCCTCCCACCCGTCCTGGTCATAAAGGACCCCGTTTACTATTAGTAAGACATGGGGAAACCAATTGGAATAAGGAATCCCGTTTTCAGGGTATTAGGGATATTCCCCTAAATGATAATGGTCGTCTTCAAGCTGTTCTAGCAGGTACATTTTTAGAAGATGTAGAGATCAATTTTGCCGTTTCAAGCTCAATGCTACGCCCCAAAGAAACCGCCGAAATCATCCTAGAAAAGCATCCAGATGTAACCCTAGAGACTACGCCAGAATTAATTGAGATTTGTCATGGTTTATGGGAGGGAATGCTAGAAACAGATATCCAAGCAGAATATCCCGACTTACTGCAACAGTGGAAAGATAAACCAGAAACAGTACAAATGCCTGAAGGAGAAAACTTACAACAAGTCTGGGATAGAGCGATCGCAGCTTGGAATAAAATAGTTGTTCAGTATACTTCTACTGATGCTTCCCAAACAGGTTTAATAGTCGCCCACGATGCCATTAATAAAGTGATTCTTTGCTATCTATTGGGTTTAAAGCCAGATAACTTTTGGAACATTAAACAAGGTAATGGTGCAGTAAGTGTTATAGATTACCCCAATGGTGCAACAGGTAATCCTGTATTACAAGCAATTAATATTACCACTCACTTAGGAGATGGCAGTATTATTGATAAAACGGCAGCAGGGGCATTATAA
- a CDS encoding heterocyst specific ABC-transporter, ATP-binding subunit DevA homolog: MKPVIIEHLNHYFGKDRLTKQVLFDINLEIRPGEIVIMTGPSGSGKTTLLSLLGGLRRVQTGSLKTLGQELFLAKETDLVNIRRNIGYIFQAHNLLPFMTAQQNVQMSLELNPKINSRQAAKIAAQMLGDVGLQERIKYFPEKLSGGQKQRVAIARALAPRPRLVLADEPTAALDSKTGREIVNIMHRLVKEQNTTILLVTHDNRILDIADRIIHMEDGRLVHTEKRFEEKQMFNLKPSQTKSRGQYASLLPTMTQANGNHHSSATTLNRQTSLGKTPQSVIKKTIEPPSKQHQGRTYKIVCIDDSTTILKSLEQYLDNEMFNVTTINNPINALVETIKNEPDIVLLDVMMPDINGYEFCTLLRQNQKFKDTPVIMITSLDNNSDRTQAKVSGATDYLVKPFNKTDLLKMLFKFL, translated from the coding sequence ATGAAACCAGTAATTATAGAACACTTAAATCATTATTTCGGTAAGGATAGATTAACAAAACAAGTCTTATTTGATATCAATTTAGAGATTAGACCTGGGGAAATAGTTATTATGACTGGCCCATCTGGTTCGGGTAAAACCACCCTCTTAAGCCTTCTGGGGGGATTAAGAAGAGTTCAAACAGGTAGCCTTAAAACCCTAGGTCAAGAGTTATTTTTAGCTAAAGAAACAGATCTAGTTAATATTCGACGCAACATTGGTTATATATTTCAAGCCCATAATTTGCTGCCTTTTATGACCGCACAGCAAAATGTACAGATGTCCTTAGAATTAAACCCTAAGATCAATTCCCGTCAAGCAGCTAAAATTGCTGCCCAGATGCTTGGGGATGTGGGTTTACAAGAGCGAATCAAATACTTTCCTGAAAAACTATCGGGGGGACAAAAACAAAGAGTAGCGATCGCTAGGGCATTAGCTCCCAGACCAAGATTAGTTTTAGCCGATGAACCTACTGCTGCACTAGATAGTAAAACTGGGCGAGAAATCGTTAATATCATGCACCGTTTGGTAAAAGAGCAAAATACAACCATTCTCTTAGTTACCCATGATAACAGAATATTAGATATTGCCGATCGCATTATTCATATGGAAGATGGGCGTTTAGTTCATACAGAAAAAAGGTTCGAGGAAAAACAAATGTTTAATCTCAAACCCAGTCAAACTAAATCCCGTGGGCAATATGCCTCCCTATTACCTACGATGACCCAAGCCAATGGCAATCATCATTCATCAGCTACCACTCTTAATCGTCAGACAAGCCTAGGAAAAACCCCACAGTCTGTGATTAAAAAGACAATTGAACCCCCAAGTAAACAGCATCAGGGTCGTACCTACAAGATAGTTTGCATTGACGATAGCACTACAATTCTAAAATCCTTAGAACAATACTTGGATAATGAAATGTTTAACGTCACCACCATTAATAATCCCATCAATGCCCTAGTAGAAACTATCAAAAACGAACCTGATATTGTTTTATTAGATGTAATGATGCCCGATATTAATGGTTATGAATTTTGTACCTTATTACGTCAAAACCAAAAATTCAAAGATACACCTGTAATAATGATCACTAGTTTAGATAACAATAGCGATCGCACTCAAGCTAAAGTAAGTGGTGCTACGGATTACCTAGTTAAACCCTTTAATAAAACCGATTTACTCAAGATGTTATTTAAGTTTTTGTAA